GGCGGCCGGGGTGGCGGACATCACGGCGACGGGCCTCCCGGCGGGCAGGGCGGCGGCCACGGAAACGGACACGACAACGGACACGGGGGCCACCCCGGAGGCGGCGGCCACGCAGGACACGGGGCACACCACTGCCCGCCACCGCCTCCCCCGCCGTGCCCGCCGGAGCCGACCCCCACCCCGACCCCGACCCCACCGCCTCCCCCGGCGCCGAAGCCGCCCCCGAAGCCGACTCCGCCGCCCGTGCCGCCTCCGCCTCCGCCGGCTCCGAAGCCCACTCCCCCGCCCACTCCCCCGCCCGCTCCGCGGGCGAAGCCGAAGCCTCCCGCGCCCGCCCCGCCCAGGCCGGTACCGCCCCCGCCGCTCGAGGTGAAGGCGCCGGCCCCCGCGATGACGCCCCCGGCCCCGCCCCCGAAGAAGCCCGTGGCCAGGCCGGCCTACCGCACGACGGTCGCCAAGCGGCCCGAGCACCACATCTCACCGGTGACCTTCACCTTGATGACCGCGGCTCCCGCAGTGCTCGCGATCGTCGCACTGCGCCCGCGCTAGACCCGCCCCGCACACCCCCTCGTGACCGATTTGGGAGTCATCTTGTCGGAATGGCTCGTCCTGTCCCTCGCGATGGCCGCGGCCTGCGCCGTGGTGCTGTCCATCGCCTTCTTCAACCACCGGCGGATCGGCGACGACGACGATCCCAACGAAACCCCGGACGTCATCGAGTACATGACGATGATGATCGGGGTGATCTACGCGATCGTGCTGGGCCTGGCGATCGCCGGTGTCTGGGAGGGCCGCGGCGCCGCCCAGGAGTACGTGCGCCAGGAGGCCCAGGCCCTGCACGAGATCAGCGTCCGCTCCGAGGTCTATCCGGCCGAGGTGCGGGGGAAGATCAGGTCCGACGTCGACGCGTACGTGACGTACGTGGTGGACACGGAGTGGAAGGAGATGGCCGACAGCGGCAATCTCACCGACCGCAGCGGGGAGCTGCTGGACCGCATCCGCCGGGACGTCACGGACTACGCGCCGCAGACCGACCACGAGGGGCAGGCGTACCAGCCGCTGGTGGACCAGGTCGCGCTGGTGGACGACGCGCGCAGCGCCCGCGGCCAGAGCGCGGGGGCGACGATGCCCGGGGTGGTGTGGTTCGGGCTGATCGCCGGCGCGCTGGTGACGGTGGGCCTCGTCTTCACCCTGCAGATCCGCCGCTCGTTCCGGGAGCTGCTGCTGGCGGGCCTGTTCAGCGCGCTGATCGCCTTCCTGCTGTTCCTGATCTGGGACTTCGACGCACCGTTCGGGCGGGGCATCGCGGCGACCGCCGAGCCCTTCCTCGCACAGTTCCCGCATCTGGGGCTCGGCGACTGAGGCGCCGGGTTGCCGACGGTACCCGGCCTGCGGGGATGCCGGGGTGCCTGGATTCCGGGGCCCCCGCGTGCCCCCGCAGCCGCCCGGCAAACCGGGGACGGGCCTCCCGTCCCCGGTTCGGCCCATGGCCGTGCCCCATTCGCCCGTTCCTGATCGCGGGTCACCGCGGCCGCGCCTAGCGTGGCGGGCATCGAGGCGCACGACCCCCCACGTGCGGAAACCGTTCCGCGGCTGCTCCTCGGGGATCCGGAGAACAACCATGGGTGCGATACGTACCAACGCCACAGCCCTGCTGAGCGTCGGCGCCACGGGCGCCGTACTCGCGCTCGGCGTCCTCGGCGCGCCCTCCGCGACCGCGGCCGAGGCCCAGCCCATCACCTCGTTCGGCTTCGCCATCACCCCGTCGACGGTCGCCCCCGGCGGCAAGACGGTGCTCTCCGTCACCGGCTGCAACGCCGCCTACGCCACCGCCTCCTCCGGGGTCTTCGACACCGTGAGCATCGCGCGCGGCCAGACCGCTCGGGTGACCGTCGACCGCGACGCCCGTCGCGGAGCCGTGTATTCCGTCTCCTTCACCTGCAACGGGGAGACCGGTTCGGCCGACCTCACCATCACCGGCGGCACCACCCGTCCCACCACCAGTTCCACGTCGACGGCCACCGCGAGGGCCAATACGGCCGTCACCTCCACCGCCACCGGCGGCGCCTCCCTCGGTGTCCGCGGCGGCCTGGGCGGCAGTGTCGCCGGGATGGATCCCCGGGAGCTCTGCGCGGGCGCCGGGCTCTTCCTCGCGGCCGCCGGCGGTACGGCGTACGCCCTCCTCCGCCGCCGCCGCTGCGCACGCGGCCACTGAGCGCCCTCCGCGGACGCGCGACCGACGCTCGACGAACACGCAACGGGCGACGAACGGCAGACCGCACCACAGCCACACCACACACAAGAGCACCGACCGCCGGTCGCCCCGAGTCCTGGCCGAGGATTCGGGGCGACCGGCGGTTCCCGGGCTGCGACCGGGGAGGCGGCGCCGTCAGGCCCGCCCGCGGACGGGACGGCGCCGGCGCATCACGTGGACGCCCGCGCCGAGCGCCGACGCGCCGACGAGGCCCGCCCCGATGGCGGTCTCGGCGGTGGACGGGCCGAACGAGCCGCCGAGACCGCCCTGTGCGCCGTTGCCGTTGAGGATCGTGAACCGGTGCGTGGCGACCAGGCTGTTGTCGTGGCACTTGACCGACAGCGTGTGGTTGCCGGGCGAGGCGTGGTTGAAGATCCGGACGGTGGCGAACCCGATGGACCCGGCCGAGAGGTTCGTCTGGGGAAAGTTGCCGGCCGACCAGACAGTGCCGCCGTGGCGGCAGCCGGCCGCACTGACCTGCATCGTCGAGCCCTGGTGCACGGAGTACGGGTTGACGGTGACATTGCTTGGCCCGTTGCCGGTGTTGCCCCCGTTGCCTCCCAGACCCGACGGAGATCCGCCCAGCGGGTCCGACGGGTTCGCGGCGGCGAACGGGGTACTGAGCCCGACGGCGACGAAGGCCGCCGCGGCCACGGTGAGGGCGCGGAGAACACGCATGGTGGAACCTCCAGCGGGAAGCGCCCCGGAGCGGTCGCCCGGGAAGATCGACGAGAACGCCTCCCACGACGAACCCTCCGGGCGGCTCGCAACCAGCGCATTTCCGGCTTTGGGCCGCAAGGTTGAGCGACACGCCGAGGCTCGCGCGGCCTGGCTGACGGATCCGCAGGTCACGACCCGTCAGGCATTTATGTGACGAATACCTGGATGGGCGCACCCCTTCCGGCCCGGCCACCCGTTCGCCCTTCACCGATCGCCGTCTTGCGCACGCAGCCTTAGCGTGCGTGGAGAAGGGCGTACAGGGGTGGGACAAGAACGCGGGTCGGGACCCCCGCGTCGGGAAGGGAGAGCCATGACCGAGGACGAGAGCGAGCAGCCACCGAGAAGACGATCCCCGTGGGGCGTGCTCGCACTGGTCATGCTCAGCGGCCTCGCCATGATGCGCAACGGGGCGGAGGTCGCCGACGGCCCGCCGCAGCCGACCGCCGCCGCGGCGGTCGGGGTGCCTGCCGAGCAGCTGCCGGCGAATCCGCCGGTGCAGGGCGAGCAGCCCATGCAGCACCAGCCCGCGCCACCGGTGGAGGTGGAGCCGCTGGAGCACTCGTCGGTCCAGCGCGTCCGGATCCCCAACATCAGGGTGGACGCGCCGGTGATGACGGTGGGGCTCGACCGGCAGGGCTGGATCGAAGCCCCGCCGCCGCAGGACCCGAATCTGGCCGGGTGGTACCTCAACGGCATCTCGCCGGGGCAGCGCGGCTCGGCGGTGATCGTGGGCCACGTCGACAACGCACAGGGCCCGGCGGTCTTCTACGGCCTGGGTTCGCTGCGCAAGGGCAACCACATCGAGGTGGAGCGGTACGACGGGCGCACGGCGGTGTTCGAGGTGTACGGGGTGGAGGTCTTCTCGAAGGAGACCTTCCCCGGAGCCCGGGTGTACGGGGACACCGGGCACGCGGAGCTCCGGGTGATCACCTGCGGCGGCGGCTACTCCAAGGCCCGGGGCTACGACGGCAACGTGGTCGTCTTCGCCCGGATGGTGGAGACGCGCTGAACGACGGCGCACCGCCCCGCCGGGGGAGAGGACCCCTCAGCGGGGCGGCAGCGCGGGAAG
The Streptomyces sp. NBC_01296 DNA segment above includes these coding regions:
- a CDS encoding class F sortase, yielding MTEDESEQPPRRRSPWGVLALVMLSGLAMMRNGAEVADGPPQPTAAAAVGVPAEQLPANPPVQGEQPMQHQPAPPVEVEPLEHSSVQRVRIPNIRVDAPVMTVGLDRQGWIEAPPPQDPNLAGWYLNGISPGQRGSAVIVGHVDNAQGPAVFYGLGSLRKGNHIEVERYDGRTAVFEVYGVEVFSKETFPGARVYGDTGHAELRVITCGGGYSKARGYDGNVVVFARMVETR
- a CDS encoding bestrophin-like domain: MSEWLVLSLAMAAACAVVLSIAFFNHRRIGDDDDPNETPDVIEYMTMMIGVIYAIVLGLAIAGVWEGRGAAQEYVRQEAQALHEISVRSEVYPAEVRGKIRSDVDAYVTYVVDTEWKEMADSGNLTDRSGELLDRIRRDVTDYAPQTDHEGQAYQPLVDQVALVDDARSARGQSAGATMPGVVWFGLIAGALVTVGLVFTLQIRRSFRELLLAGLFSALIAFLLFLIWDFDAPFGRGIAATAEPFLAQFPHLGLGD